A single region of the Vicia villosa cultivar HV-30 ecotype Madison, WI linkage group LG4, Vvil1.0, whole genome shotgun sequence genome encodes:
- the LOC131600186 gene encoding protein MAIN-LIKE 1-like, which produces MTGYTTISTGMQGAFVERWHKETSSFHLPVGELTITLHDVQCLLHLPIRGWLLDHSRIQRVEAIEWMMHYLGMPHEVAHLECVSTSGCHVRFNTLSLYFEFHLDAAAEAEQEGNDLFREYHRGCALRCWYMHVVGAACFVDKSARYVDVAYLRYFMDLDTVHQWNWGSATLAYLYQKLNEASNWRTRQLVGSCTLLTSWIISYFSRIHGYHLDPAYVDALPRAARYDLQRGNDAVGPYRGYLDRTLHDDVTWRPFIDYAQIVPFDGIALYSGWLACGTGIMVRYLPERCMRQFGFVQQIPRSPFEAAPDTVTRVQLTAIWEHWEDHVVPLEYRLTRVTQDWHSEEGYVTWFYRVSHPLLRPDIPGAPRPAHEEILENQQAEDDHAIDLMPICQRISMIGQDPLDRGIVERGGPEAVAVMEMIVTDAGRAATYTRQRRSQGERFRHTQ; this is translated from the exons atgaccgggtacaccaccatcagcaccggcatgcagggggcatttgtggagcgctggcacaaggagacgtcttctttccacttgccggtgggggagttgacgatcaccttgcatgacgtccagtgtcttctccacctgcccatcagggggtggctgttggaccactccaggatccagagggtcgaggccattgagtggatgatgcactatttgggcatgccgcacgaggttgctcacctggagtgcgtctcgacttctgggtgtcatgtccggttcaacacactgagcctctattttgagttccacctggacgcggcggccgaggccgagcaggagggtaacgacctattcagggagtaccaccgcggctgcgctctccggtgctggtacatgcatgtggtaggcgctgcatgctttgtggacaagagtgccaggtacgtcgacgtggcctacctccgctatttcatggacctggataccgttcaccagtggaactgggggtcagctactctggcatatctctaccagaagctgaatgaggcctccaactggaggacgaggcagttggtcggatcctgcacactgcttacg agctggatcatctcctacttctcccgcatccacggctaccacctcgatcctgcgtacgtggacgccttgcccagggccgccagatacgatctccagagggggaacgatgcggtgggaccataccgtggatacctggaccgcactctgcacgacgacgtcacctggaggccgttcatcgactacgctcagattgtcccctttgacggcattgcactttattctggctggttggcttgcgggaccggcatcatggttcgatatctccctgagcggtgcatgcgtcagttcggattcgtgcagcagatacccaggtcaccctttgaggctgctcccgacactgtgacccgagtgcagctcactgccatatgggagcattgggaggatcatgtggtaccgctggagtaccgtctcactcgggtcacccaggactggcacagtgaggagggatacgtcacatggttctaccgggtgtcacatcctcttctgagacccgacattcccggcgctcctaggccagcacacgaggagatcctggagaaccagcaggccgaggatgatcacgccattgatctcatgccgatctgccagcggatatcgatgatTGGGCAGGAcccgttggatcgaggtatcgtggagcggggcggtccagaggcagtcgccgtgatggagatgatcgtcactgatgcgggccgtgcggcgacatacacgcggcagaggaggtctcagggcgagaggtttaggcacacccagtag